One genomic window of Methyloceanibacter sp. wino2 includes the following:
- a CDS encoding metallophosphoesterase, protein MRVLHTADLHLGRQFNGISLEEDHAVVLDQIIGTIVECEVDVLVIAGDIFDRAAPRRLRRRSVSSMHSCRE, encoded by the coding sequence GTGAGAGTTCTTCACACTGCCGATCTGCATCTCGGCCGCCAGTTCAACGGCATCTCGCTGGAAGAGGATCACGCTGTGGTTCTCGATCAGATCATTGGCACGATAGTGGAATGTGAGGTGGACGTCCTTGTGATCGCTGGCGATATTTTTGATCGCGCCGCGCCGCGCCGCCTGCGACGGCGGTCCGTCAGTTCAATGCATTCCTGTCGCGAGTAG
- a CDS encoding DEAD/DEAH box helicase, producing the protein MTTSPLSDSESASSFDRLHAEIRRWIWEQQWAELRDVQNRTISAVLDENADILIAASTAAGKTEAAFLPILTQVADRMERGFSVLYVSPLKALINDQFRRLDQLCERLGVEVVRWHGDAPQAAKQRARRNPRGLILITPESIEAMLIRRPNDAKAMLGSLSYIVVDELHAFLNGPRGLHLSSLLRRIDALSSNRARRLGLSATIGDLERAAAWLNPNDPSLVSIVEAAGDSPELRLQIRAYTDPADADDVDGIEDEAKPVALDRIADHLFATLRGSNNLAFAGSRRRVEAVADRLRTRSDLAHVPNEFFPHHGSLSKELREELELRLKQGELPTTAVATTTLELGIDIGSVTSIAQVGAPRSMSSLRQRLGRSGRRSGVPAILRIYAREQLLSKDADPIDRLRLDVVRSVAAVRLLVERFVEAPCADAAVATVVLHQTLSLITQLGGSRAEALYDAICGIGPMSVMTKRDYAELLRGMASPEHRLLEQAPDGTIMLGETGERLVASRDFYAIFSTDQEWRLVFGARSLGTIPISNAVGIGVIVTFAGQRWRIVDVDDRSKVLEVQRHRAGRIPRFESLFIEPVHDRLSATMRTVLASHDLPPYLDKDATALLGEGRGAYAELKLASKSLIASGRDTHVLTWRGTEMNSVLGVAFLAAGLDCSILDVGVTVVDTHPEIVCEILRQLAAKPPDISDIVEFVENLQTEKFDEMVPEPVLRRMWVEGHRRAADGLAELAAGLAGSGAARGPQS; encoded by the coding sequence ATGACGACCTCTCCTCTATCCGACTCTGAGTCGGCCTCGAGCTTCGATAGGCTCCATGCAGAGATTCGCCGCTGGATCTGGGAGCAGCAGTGGGCGGAGCTTCGCGATGTCCAAAACCGAACCATTTCAGCGGTGCTTGACGAGAATGCGGACATTCTCATTGCGGCTTCGACCGCGGCAGGAAAGACGGAAGCCGCCTTCCTGCCGATCCTGACGCAGGTCGCCGATCGCATGGAGCGGGGTTTCTCGGTCCTTTACGTGAGCCCCCTCAAGGCTCTCATCAACGATCAGTTTCGGCGTCTCGATCAACTTTGTGAGCGCCTTGGAGTGGAGGTGGTGCGTTGGCACGGCGATGCCCCGCAGGCTGCAAAGCAACGGGCCCGCAGGAACCCCAGAGGGCTAATTCTGATCACGCCTGAATCGATTGAGGCCATGTTAATCCGGCGGCCGAACGACGCGAAGGCCATGTTGGGGTCTTTGTCGTACATCGTTGTCGATGAGCTGCATGCATTCCTCAATGGCCCACGGGGACTACATTTATCCAGCTTGCTTCGGCGCATCGATGCGTTGTCAAGCAATCGCGCGCGGCGGCTCGGTCTGTCGGCAACAATTGGTGACCTCGAACGGGCCGCGGCCTGGCTCAATCCGAACGACCCAAGTCTAGTGTCTATAGTGGAGGCAGCCGGCGATTCCCCGGAGCTACGTCTCCAGATCAGGGCATACACGGACCCGGCGGACGCTGACGATGTGGATGGTATCGAAGATGAGGCAAAGCCTGTCGCCCTTGATCGGATTGCGGATCATCTTTTTGCGACGCTTCGCGGCTCAAACAATCTTGCCTTTGCGGGTTCAAGGCGCCGGGTCGAGGCGGTAGCTGACCGTCTGCGCACTCGATCAGATTTAGCTCATGTTCCCAATGAGTTCTTTCCGCATCATGGCAGCCTGTCGAAGGAGCTGCGTGAGGAGCTGGAACTTCGGTTGAAGCAAGGAGAACTTCCAACCACGGCCGTGGCCACAACGACGCTCGAACTCGGCATCGATATCGGTTCCGTCACCTCGATCGCCCAGGTGGGTGCGCCGCGTTCCATGTCGTCACTTCGTCAGCGACTCGGGAGGAGCGGCCGCAGAAGCGGTGTGCCGGCCATCTTGCGCATCTATGCGAGGGAACAGCTCTTGTCGAAGGATGCAGACCCGATAGATCGCCTAAGGTTGGATGTCGTGCGCTCAGTTGCCGCGGTCCGGTTGCTCGTCGAGAGATTTGTAGAAGCACCGTGCGCCGACGCGGCCGTCGCTACGGTTGTGCTCCACCAGACATTGTCATTGATAACGCAGTTGGGAGGATCCCGCGCGGAGGCCCTCTACGATGCGATCTGTGGCATAGGGCCGATGTCCGTTATGACAAAGCGGGACTACGCGGAGCTGTTGCGCGGCATGGCTTCGCCTGAGCACCGACTGTTGGAACAGGCCCCGGACGGCACGATCATGCTTGGCGAGACTGGCGAGCGGCTTGTGGCATCGCGGGACTTTTACGCCATTTTTTCAACCGACCAGGAGTGGCGGCTCGTGTTCGGTGCCCGTTCCCTGGGGACGATCCCAATCTCCAATGCGGTTGGCATTGGTGTGATCGTAACGTTCGCGGGGCAGCGCTGGAGAATTGTCGATGTGGACGATCGGAGCAAGGTGCTTGAGGTCCAGCGTCACCGCGCGGGCCGGATACCGAGGTTTGAGAGCCTGTTCATCGAGCCAGTCCATGACCGATTGTCGGCCACCATGCGTACCGTATTGGCTTCGCACGATCTTCCCCCCTATCTCGATAAGGATGCGACGGCGCTGCTTGGGGAAGGGCGTGGTGCGTACGCCGAACTGAAGCTCGCTTCAAAGAGCCTGATTGCAAGCGGCAGGGACACGCACGTGCTCACTTGGCGCGGCACCGAGATGAACAGTGTTCTGGGGGTTGCCTTTCTCGCCGCAGGGCTGGACTGCTCGATCTTGGACGTTGGCGTAACAGTGGTGGATACCCATCCGGAGATCGTGTGCGAGATATTGCGCCAGCTTGCGGCGAAGCCGCCGGACATCTCGGATATTGTAGAGTTTGTGGAAAATCTTCAAACGGAGAAGTTTGACGAGATGGTGCCAGAGCCCGTCCTCCGGCGAATGTGGGTGGAGGGGCATAGGCGGGCTGCGGACGGGCTCGCCGAACTAGCGGCAGGTTTGGCCGGTTCCGGCGCGGCGAGAGGGCCCCAGTCGTGA
- a CDS encoding ATP-binding protein, translating into MTGTSRIRPRERDVILQALAAGVVPRVGLQHVQVGRAAEVEALVRDVERVVAGGATIRFVIGEYGAGKTFFLNLVRLIALERKCITLHADLAPDRRLHASAGQARGLYAEAVRNMATRTRPNGGALPSVVERFVTDCVNEASNNARPVERVVDDRLAHLQEYIGGYDYATVLKAYWRGSEEGDENLKDAALRWLRGEYSTKTEARQALGVRNIIGDNDVYDALKLLAAFVRLAGYAGLFIVFDEMVNLYKLQSSQARNQNFEQILRILNDVLQGNVGGIGFAFGGTPEFLMDTRRGLYSYAALQSRLAENSFARDGLVDLSGPIVRLQNLTPEDLLILLAKIRAIFALGDPSNYLVPDDALPMFMQHCNRHVGEAYFRTPRNTIKAFVQFLAVLEQNPETKWQNLIGDMEVALDAEAAMDLELGDEGGGSNDDLSSIRL; encoded by the coding sequence ATGACTGGAACATCACGGATTCGGCCTCGCGAGCGTGACGTAATCCTGCAGGCTCTTGCCGCCGGTGTGGTTCCGCGGGTTGGACTTCAACATGTCCAGGTCGGCCGCGCCGCCGAGGTAGAGGCCTTGGTGCGCGACGTCGAGCGCGTTGTCGCCGGCGGGGCAACGATTAGGTTCGTGATCGGCGAATACGGTGCAGGGAAGACCTTCTTCCTAAATCTTGTTCGACTGATCGCGCTGGAGCGGAAGTGCATTACGCTACATGCTGACCTCGCTCCTGACCGGCGTCTGCACGCCTCCGCCGGGCAGGCACGCGGCCTATATGCGGAAGCCGTTAGAAACATGGCCACGCGCACGAGACCCAATGGCGGTGCGTTGCCAAGCGTCGTCGAGCGTTTCGTGACGGACTGTGTCAACGAGGCGAGCAACAATGCGAGACCTGTCGAGAGGGTCGTTGACGATAGGCTCGCGCATCTACAAGAGTACATTGGCGGCTATGACTATGCGACAGTTCTCAAGGCATATTGGCGCGGCAGCGAAGAGGGCGACGAGAACCTGAAGGACGCCGCCCTTCGTTGGCTTCGGGGTGAATACTCAACCAAGACGGAGGCGCGACAAGCACTCGGCGTGCGCAACATTATCGGTGACAACGATGTCTACGACGCATTGAAGTTGCTTGCCGCCTTCGTGAGGTTGGCGGGCTATGCCGGCCTCTTCATCGTCTTCGACGAGATGGTCAATCTTTACAAGCTTCAAAGCAGTCAAGCACGCAACCAGAACTTCGAACAAATCCTTCGGATCCTGAATGACGTCTTGCAGGGCAATGTCGGGGGAATTGGATTCGCTTTCGGCGGCACGCCCGAGTTTCTTATGGACACCCGGCGGGGCCTCTATAGCTATGCGGCGCTGCAATCGCGTCTCGCGGAGAACAGCTTCGCAAGAGATGGACTCGTCGACCTTTCCGGACCCATCGTGAGGCTGCAGAACCTCACGCCGGAGGACTTGCTGATCCTTCTTGCCAAGATCCGCGCCATTTTTGCCCTGGGAGACCCTTCAAACTATCTCGTGCCGGATGACGCGCTGCCGATGTTCATGCAGCACTGCAATCGGCATGTCGGGGAGGCCTATTTCCGGACGCCGCGCAACACAATCAAGGCCTTCGTCCAGTTCTTGGCGGTTCTCGAACAAAATCCAGAAACCAAGTGGCAGAACCTGATCGGTGACATGGAAGTCGCGCTCGATGCCGAGGCCGCAATGGACCTCGAATTGGGAGACGAAGGCGGCGGTAGCAATGACGACCTCTCCTCTATCCGACTCTGA
- a CDS encoding TerB N-terminal domain-containing protein: protein MVLWLVYRGSKGPKARLGAAHQRVLAGHDASSSLETSWGASPQAGRVSRRTSAPARWVSVGQTANVAGFTITSGMFYLGGLLPDQFEGNCGNCVVDPACKVASSGEDRLGSSMSYWPSYQRMTPVARRTYLGWLAAGRDDPSIGIGYVFLFFYGIERRLLVDGAHSEAPDLIREVRRLLEIYGTNNSFKGYATRFLDAARLVSSADIERPQLSPDLRSGYEMPMQVRAYLGRKLAARESLDHGEALLWLLSLPDTNLRTPARRCFTKLLALWRHRFAERYPNGLKVRPPKSRLKLDYRAASGGFGSQTEICDESGPLPDIAAISAPLDSLRDILNACSDELAAYSRLLGRSPEARGTMEAALLLPTELFSSTLGTAVAQRLEQLFAGRDAVSLKVSDLASALSLKIEATGNVPAGLCNKIGALLDRLDIAFEPDRRYGSRNMQGDGRMLLFKARNGASIDGDAPDFVAARTMIDISSLAVAADGRVAPEEFESIVGEVRALSSIGEIEKVRLTAYASTFLEDMPAQQAAIQKLKALSPAARQAAVDSATAAVLADGHASPAEVKFLERVYKTLGFPKENLYAALHRGAIALDEPVPVSGEHRTPGVPIPGDPRDLRTASTGVQIDLARLERIRSETLAVSKLLTGIFVEEEFAPPPPPAETSTPTAASRFSGLDAAHAALLEHLLSAPGLARERFDDLARNLRLLPDGAIELINDWGFDLFGEPIIDDDVELSIAHHIEIELKGMEATI, encoded by the coding sequence GTGGTCTTGTGGCTTGTCTATCGTGGTTCCAAAGGCCCGAAAGCAAGGCTTGGCGCCGCGCACCAAAGAGTCCTCGCCGGCCACGATGCGTCCTCGTCATTAGAGACATCGTGGGGAGCGTCGCCTCAGGCCGGGCGCGTCTCGCGAAGGACGTCGGCTCCGGCCCGCTGGGTCTCCGTTGGACAGACTGCCAATGTTGCAGGCTTCACGATTACTTCTGGAATGTTCTACCTCGGCGGACTACTCCCGGACCAATTCGAAGGGAACTGCGGAAACTGTGTCGTAGACCCGGCCTGCAAGGTCGCTTCGTCGGGAGAGGACCGACTGGGAAGTTCGATGTCCTACTGGCCTTCCTATCAGAGGATGACGCCGGTCGCGCGGAGAACCTATCTTGGCTGGCTGGCGGCCGGGCGTGACGATCCATCCATCGGCATCGGATATGTCTTTCTGTTCTTCTATGGCATCGAACGCCGCTTGCTTGTGGATGGAGCGCATTCGGAAGCGCCGGACCTAATTCGCGAAGTCCGTCGACTCCTCGAGATCTACGGCACGAACAATTCGTTCAAAGGCTACGCGACGAGGTTTCTCGATGCAGCCCGGCTCGTCTCCTCTGCGGACATAGAGCGGCCGCAACTGTCGCCAGATCTTCGTTCCGGCTACGAGATGCCCATGCAAGTCCGTGCGTATCTCGGCCGCAAGCTCGCAGCCCGTGAAAGCCTTGATCATGGCGAAGCGCTTTTGTGGTTGCTGTCGCTTCCGGACACGAATCTGCGGACGCCGGCACGGCGTTGCTTCACCAAATTGCTAGCCCTCTGGCGGCATCGGTTTGCCGAACGGTATCCGAATGGTTTGAAGGTCAGGCCGCCCAAGTCACGGCTGAAACTGGATTATCGCGCGGCGAGTGGCGGCTTCGGTTCCCAGACAGAGATATGTGACGAATCAGGGCCGCTTCCCGACATCGCAGCAATCTCGGCACCTCTCGACAGTCTGCGGGACATCCTGAATGCCTGCAGTGATGAACTCGCCGCCTATAGCAGGCTGCTCGGAAGATCGCCTGAGGCGCGGGGAACCATGGAAGCAGCCCTCCTGCTTCCAACAGAGCTGTTCTCGTCGACATTGGGCACGGCTGTTGCCCAAAGACTGGAACAACTCTTCGCCGGTCGTGACGCGGTGAGTTTGAAGGTCTCGGATCTGGCATCTGCGCTGTCCTTGAAGATTGAAGCAACTGGGAACGTTCCCGCTGGACTTTGCAACAAGATTGGCGCGCTGCTCGACAGGCTCGACATAGCATTCGAGCCAGACCGCCGGTACGGTTCCAGGAACATGCAGGGCGACGGCCGCATGCTGCTGTTCAAAGCGAGGAACGGAGCCAGCATCGATGGCGATGCCCCTGATTTTGTCGCTGCTCGAACCATGATCGACATCTCCAGTCTAGCTGTTGCCGCCGACGGTCGGGTTGCGCCTGAAGAGTTCGAGTCGATCGTGGGCGAGGTACGAGCGCTAAGCAGCATTGGTGAGATCGAAAAGGTCCGGCTCACGGCATACGCAAGCACGTTCCTCGAGGACATGCCTGCTCAGCAGGCCGCGATCCAGAAGTTGAAGGCGCTATCGCCGGCTGCAAGACAAGCTGCAGTCGATTCGGCAACCGCTGCGGTCTTGGCGGACGGCCATGCCAGCCCAGCGGAAGTCAAATTCCTGGAACGGGTCTACAAGACTCTCGGGTTCCCTAAGGAGAACCTCTACGCGGCCCTGCACCGGGGAGCAATCGCGCTGGACGAGCCCGTTCCCGTGTCCGGTGAACATCGGACCCCAGGTGTCCCGATTCCCGGCGATCCGCGGGATTTGCGAACCGCTTCCACTGGGGTCCAGATCGATCTTGCTCGCCTTGAGCGCATTAGGTCCGAAACCTTGGCCGTCTCCAAACTGCTGACGGGCATCTTCGTAGAAGAAGAGTTCGCGCCACCGCCACCACCGGCCGAAACGTCCACACCGACCGCCGCTTCACGCTTCTCAGGGCTCGATGCTGCCCACGCTGCCCTTTTGGAGCACCTCCTCTCCGCTCCTGGTTTGGCGCGGGAACGTTTCGACGATCTGGCGCGGAACCTGAGACTGCTACCGGACGGTGCCATCGAACTGATCAACGATTGGGGCTTCGATCTCTTCGGAGAACCAATCATTGACGACGACGTAGAGCTTTCAATCGCGCACCACATCGAGATCGAACTGAAGGGCATGGAGGCCACTATATGA
- a CDS encoding cation transporter, translated as MSASCCGNEVRFEGLDPAYKRRLWAVIGINAVMFFVEMGAGALAGSRALQADALDFLGDTLTYGMTLAVIGSALRIRAWAAFVKGVSLTLMGVWVLGATAYHVLVIGTPQAEVMGLVGFLALAANATSVLLLIPYKDGDANVRSVWLCSRNDAIGNVAVMVAALGVWITGTKWPDLFVAALMAGVFVSSAVQILRQAVGELRSVEATT; from the coding sequence ATGAGTGCAAGTTGCTGCGGAAATGAGGTACGTTTCGAGGGTCTTGATCCTGCCTATAAGCGTCGTCTCTGGGCGGTCATCGGCATCAACGCCGTTATGTTCTTTGTAGAGATGGGTGCAGGTGCGTTGGCAGGTTCGCGAGCGCTCCAGGCTGATGCGCTCGACTTCCTGGGCGACACGCTGACCTACGGCATGACCCTCGCGGTGATCGGCTCCGCTCTGCGGATTCGCGCCTGGGCCGCGTTCGTCAAAGGCGTAAGTCTCACGCTTATGGGAGTGTGGGTCCTTGGTGCAACGGCGTACCATGTCCTGGTAATCGGCACTCCCCAGGCAGAAGTAATGGGTCTCGTCGGCTTTCTAGCACTTGCCGCTAATGCCACGAGCGTTCTCCTCCTCATTCCCTACAAGGATGGCGACGCCAACGTCAGGTCGGTTTGGCTCTGCTCGCGCAATGATGCCATTGGCAACGTGGCGGTGATGGTCGCGGCGCTGGGTGTTTGGATCACGGGCACAAAGTGGCCGGATCTATTTGTTGCGGCATTGATGGCAGGCGTATTCGTCAGCTCCGCGGTTCAAATCCTCCGGCAGGCGGTGGGCGAGCTGCGTAGTGTCGAAGCGACCACCTGA
- a CDS encoding efflux RND transporter periplasmic adaptor subunit: MRTQGRTSDVDGAIQKLRNLNVPQERIDEVIKTKENLRTLDWPASASGHVIEKNVIKGQFVEKGDELFRIADNSHVWVIAEVAEADIADITVGTPLTVTLRAFPSDPHEGKVTFIYPHMRTMETRTVSVRIELPNPDGSMKPGMYADVVLRPNANAPDVMAGACQRRHRQRHAQDRSRRQG; encoded by the coding sequence TTGCGTACGCAAGGCCGCACTAGCGACGTCGACGGAGCTATTCAAAAGTTGCGGAACCTCAACGTGCCGCAAGAGCGGATCGACGAGGTGATCAAGACCAAGGAGAATCTGAGAACGCTCGACTGGCCGGCGTCCGCCTCGGGTCACGTGATCGAAAAGAACGTGATCAAGGGCCAGTTTGTGGAGAAGGGCGATGAGTTGTTCCGCATCGCCGACAACTCTCATGTTTGGGTGATCGCCGAGGTCGCCGAGGCCGACATCGCCGATATCACGGTCGGCACGCCCCTCACGGTGACACTCCGTGCGTTTCCCAGCGACCCGCACGAAGGCAAGGTGACCTTCATCTATCCCCACATGCGAACGATGGAGACGCGAACCGTCTCGGTCCGCATCGAGCTGCCGAATCCCGACGGGTCGATGAAGCCCGGCATGTATGCCGACGTGGTGCTCCGTCCCAACGCCAATGCTCCCGACGTCATGGCGGGTGCCTGCCAACGCCGTCATCGACAGCGGCACGCGCAAGATCGTTCTCGTCGCCAAGGGTAA
- a CDS encoding efflux RND transporter permease subunit translates to MLNRLVEISLQYKFLVIIAFLVVGFLGWRAVTNVPIDAFPDVTPVQVNIYTESPGLAAEDVEQLLTFPVESAMAGLPNVDEIRSVSLFGLSYVAVYFADDVDIYFARRLVMERLAEVGDRIPEGYGTPEMGPNASGLGQVYWYTLERTDEKLAEDISDMDLRTLQDWSVRLILRTAPGVDDVMSWGGQERQYQVQIDPLKLIKYKLGYRDIIEAIEANNRQVGGQYIDQGPEQFLVRGLGLVANENNIGDIVLKVHDGSAVYLRDVAKITQAPALRFGAVTRDGKEVVLGMSLARIGENAKDVVDAVKGKLSVAEQALPEGIVLKPIYDRTELVEKAVGTAERALIEGSILVAIVLFLFLGELRSAFVVIAALPLAMLIAFIFMEQAGLSANLMSLAGLAIGIGMMVDGAVVMVENSFRIMAERKSAGEEVNRTAAVLTAAREVANPIAFAILIIIVVFLPLFSLQGLEGKLFKPMAFNISFAMAGSLLLTLTIIPVLAAIILKPKEERDTLIVRWIKRGYLPLLAWSLANKGKVVVAAGLLLVLSLALFPLLGKEFMPQLQEGSIMWRVTSIPSTSLDESIEISKRIEAALAEFPEVETTIAMIGRAEKGETADVNYMEVYTALRPQDEWPSRLSIEDLATAMRKTLEETVPTAVIAFTQPIQMRVEELISGVRATLAAKLYGQDLAELDRLSQDIKGVIAGVPGVADLSLEANLGKPQIRIQVDREELARYGLNADDVLTIVRTGIGNQPVSTLIEGVKRFDITARLQDTSKQSVEAIKNIPLRTPDGAIVLLSRVADVSVAEGYSFIRREQLQRYAVIQMDVRGRDVDSFVQDANKAIEQKVNLPPGYWIEWGGAFENQQRALARLSIIVPLTIFFIFVLLQTAFNSVRQAVLIIANVPFATIGGLIFLWVSGQYLSVPSAIGFIAVFGVAMLNGIVLTSFINELREKGFKISDAVRRGAELRLRPVLMTASVAILGLIPMLLSSGVGAETQRPLATVVVGGLITSTLLTLVLLPVIYEWVEIRVEERRSSAEQRLRAHEA, encoded by the coding sequence ATGCTGAACAGGCTCGTCGAGATTTCACTTCAGTACAAATTCCTCGTGATCATTGCGTTTCTTGTCGTGGGCTTTCTCGGCTGGCGGGCGGTGACCAACGTGCCAATCGATGCCTTTCCTGACGTGACGCCAGTCCAGGTGAACATCTACACAGAATCGCCGGGCCTTGCAGCCGAGGACGTAGAGCAACTCCTCACATTTCCCGTTGAATCGGCCATGGCTGGTCTGCCCAACGTCGACGAAATCCGCTCGGTAAGCTTATTTGGCCTATCTTACGTAGCCGTCTATTTCGCGGACGACGTAGACATTTATTTCGCGCGTCGCCTTGTAATGGAGAGGTTGGCTGAAGTGGGCGACCGGATCCCTGAAGGGTATGGCACGCCGGAAATGGGACCGAACGCTTCTGGCCTCGGTCAAGTCTATTGGTACACGCTGGAACGTACCGATGAGAAACTTGCCGAGGACATTTCCGACATGGATTTGCGCACCCTTCAAGATTGGTCAGTTCGATTGATCTTGAGAACCGCTCCCGGCGTCGATGACGTGATGTCCTGGGGCGGTCAGGAGCGGCAATATCAGGTCCAGATCGATCCCCTTAAGCTCATCAAATACAAGCTCGGCTATAGAGATATCATCGAGGCGATTGAGGCGAACAATCGGCAGGTTGGCGGCCAGTACATCGATCAAGGGCCAGAGCAGTTCCTAGTGCGAGGGCTGGGTCTCGTCGCGAATGAGAACAACATCGGCGATATCGTTCTGAAAGTTCACGATGGATCTGCTGTATACCTCCGCGACGTGGCCAAAATCACTCAGGCTCCCGCCTTGCGTTTCGGCGCCGTGACCCGCGACGGTAAAGAGGTGGTTCTTGGAATGTCTTTGGCGCGTATTGGAGAAAACGCCAAAGACGTAGTCGATGCAGTGAAGGGCAAGCTCTCCGTAGCGGAGCAGGCTCTGCCAGAAGGCATCGTTCTGAAGCCCATATATGACCGTACAGAGTTGGTGGAAAAAGCCGTAGGCACCGCGGAACGCGCCCTGATTGAAGGGTCGATCCTCGTTGCCATTGTGCTTTTTTTGTTTCTCGGCGAGTTGCGGTCGGCTTTCGTCGTTATCGCCGCGCTGCCGCTCGCAATGCTTATCGCGTTTATTTTTATGGAGCAGGCAGGACTCTCCGCCAATCTCATGTCTCTAGCCGGCCTCGCCATCGGTATCGGCATGATGGTCGACGGCGCCGTCGTGATGGTCGAAAACTCGTTCCGCATCATGGCGGAACGGAAGTCAGCCGGCGAGGAGGTGAACCGAACGGCAGCGGTTCTCACCGCCGCACGCGAAGTTGCTAACCCAATTGCATTCGCCATTCTGATTATTATCGTTGTCTTTCTGCCTCTCTTTAGCTTGCAAGGCCTGGAAGGCAAGCTGTTTAAGCCGATGGCTTTCAATATCAGCTTCGCCATGGCGGGCTCGCTTCTTCTGACGCTTACAATTATTCCCGTCTTGGCGGCGATCATTCTCAAACCCAAGGAGGAGCGCGACACCCTTATCGTTCGCTGGATCAAGCGGGGGTATCTGCCCCTTCTCGCGTGGTCATTGGCCAACAAGGGAAAAGTGGTTGTTGCTGCTGGGCTACTGCTGGTGCTCAGCCTGGCGCTCTTCCCCCTTTTAGGCAAAGAATTTATGCCGCAGCTACAGGAGGGCTCAATCATGTGGCGGGTGACCTCCATCCCTTCAACGTCTCTCGACGAATCGATCGAGATCTCGAAAAGAATCGAAGCTGCGCTAGCTGAATTCCCTGAGGTCGAAACGACGATCGCGATGATTGGACGGGCCGAGAAGGGTGAGACAGCCGACGTCAACTATATGGAAGTCTATACGGCGCTGAGGCCGCAAGACGAATGGCCATCCCGTCTGTCAATTGAAGATCTCGCCACTGCCATGCGTAAGACGCTGGAAGAAACAGTTCCGACGGCGGTGATCGCCTTTACGCAGCCAATCCAGATGCGTGTTGAAGAGCTGATTTCAGGTGTGCGGGCGACGCTCGCTGCCAAACTCTACGGCCAAGATCTCGCCGAACTTGACCGGTTGAGCCAAGATATCAAAGGGGTTATCGCTGGAGTGCCGGGCGTAGCGGATCTGTCACTTGAGGCAAACCTGGGCAAGCCCCAAATTCGCATTCAGGTCGACCGCGAAGAACTCGCACGTTATGGATTGAATGCAGATGACGTGTTGACGATCGTGCGCACTGGTATCGGCAACCAGCCGGTGTCCACTCTAATAGAAGGGGTGAAGCGCTTCGACATCACTGCACGGCTCCAGGACACATCGAAGCAGTCAGTCGAAGCAATCAAGAATATCCCCTTACGTACGCCTGACGGCGCTATCGTTCTGCTGTCACGGGTGGCCGACGTGTCTGTAGCCGAAGGCTATTCCTTCATCCGCCGGGAACAGCTTCAGCGTTATGCAGTCATCCAAATGGATGTTCGCGGGCGCGACGTGGACAGTTTTGTGCAGGATGCCAATAAAGCGATCGAGCAGAAGGTCAATTTACCTCCTGGATATTGGATCGAATGGGGCGGTGCATTCGAGAACCAGCAGCGCGCCCTTGCGCGCCTCTCCATCATCGTCCCGCTGACGATCTTCTTTATCTTCGTTCTGCTTCAAACCGCCTTCAATTCCGTTCGTCAGGCAGTGCTGATCATTGCCAACGTACCGTTTGCGACAATTGGTGGGCTCATTTTTCTATGGGTCTCGGGTCAATACTTGTCCGTACCGTCCGCGATTGGATTTATCGCCGTTTTCGGCGTGGCTATGCTTAACGGTATCGTGCTCACCTCATTCATCAATGAGTTGCGCGAAAAAGGATTTAAGATCTCAGATGCCGTGCGGCGCGGTGCCGAGCTTAGGCTTCGTCCGGTACTAATGACGGCAAGCGTCGCGATTCTCGGTCTTATACCGATGCTCTTGTCGTCGGGTGTAGGTGCTGAAACGCAGCGACCGCTCGCGACTGTCGTGGTTGGCGGCTTGATCACCTCGACCCTCCTCACACTCGTTCTGCTCCCCGTAATCTACGAGTGGGTTGAAATCAGAGTCGAAGAGCGCCGCAGCTCAGCCGAGCAAAGGCTTAGAGCGCATGAAGCCTAG